In one Mastacembelus armatus chromosome 19, fMasArm1.2, whole genome shotgun sequence genomic region, the following are encoded:
- the spag9b gene encoding C-Jun-amino-terminal kinase-interacting protein 4 isoform X10, with amino-acid sequence MSPGCMLLFVFGFVGGAVVINSAVLVSLSVLLLVHYSVSTGGLPALPSLPSLPRPSRKERPISMGIFQVAGTDGMTPDLQRDPMDNLAEPWRFNNLSHPRSNTSLKCEEQFSPVKVQGEKSEENLSSQEADHDQDELANANHRGTKSNTPTDQGSLFKSGAPASLQSAESKSNTQMSSQDGTSKSSTPASSYSGNSQSTTPLSPHDGGPAGISPASSLAGGSTSAIPLSAAASDVATKSLDTPLQEQATSDGLSKNLDWRGEKPESSKNITAVQEGQQGQLGLDGQETAPTLLRGEAGADNLEKSEVQAIIESTPELDMDLDGCRGTSTPTKGGIENLAFDRNTDSLFEELSSAGNDLIGDVDEGADLLGMGREVEHLIHENTQLLETKNALNVVKNDLIARVDELSCEKEVLRGELDAVTQAKTKLEEKNKELEEEIKKIRAELEEAKQKAKNENEDDSDLPTAQRKRFTRVEMARVLMERNQYKERLMELQEAVRWTEMIRASKENPTLQEKKKSSLWQFFSRLFSSSGGAAKKPAVEAPVNVKYNAPTSQIQPSVKKRSSALQQLPSDKSKAFDFLNEEVPADTVVSRREQKRAQYQQVKAHVQKEDGRVQANGWSLPKKYKANGGQAESKMKNLPVPVFLRPLDEKDASMKLWCAAGVNLSGGKTRDGGSIVGASVFYSDMPGPESPKKKIGSQSSLDKLDQELEEQQKELRQQDELSSLVWICTSTHSSSKAVVIDANQPGNILESFFVCNSHVLCIASVPGARETDYPAGEEVSANSEAGLVGDGSSSSTNSGSAGGDGMLGGITVVGCTAEGAAAVPQTADSPGKDGETESKPAEEATEATEASAGLADQRETLRGVYTEHVFTDPLGAQQTTETPASYSQRESDLLKDGVSSNPSAEEQDLMREEAQKMSSVLPTMWLGAQNGCVYVHSSVAQWKKCLHSIKLKDSVLGIVHVKGRVLVGLSDGTLAIFHRGVDGQWDLTNYHLLDLGRPHHSIRCMTVVHDKVWCGYRNKIYVVQPKAMKIEKSFDAHPRKDSQVRQLAWDGDGIWVSIRLDSTLRLFHAHTYQHLQDVDIEPYVSKMLGTGKLGFSFVRITALMVSCNCLWIGTGNGVIISIPLTETASKVTKAVGNHPGSVVRVYGDDSGDKVTAGTFVPYCSMAHAQLCFHGHRDAVKFFTAVPGHAVPSVSCGGEAAGDKATDASAQEGTRSMLVMSGGEGYIDFRMGDEDGEMEEGEDARMKLQPFLAKAERSHLIVWQVLVKED; translated from the exons ATGAGCCCCGGGtgtatgctgctgtttgtttttggctttgTAGGGGGAGCGGTGGTCATCAACTCTGCTGTACTGGTctctctgtcagtgctgctgctggtccATTACTCTGTCTCTACTGGTGGCTTACCTGCCCTGCCTTCATTACCCTCCTTACCCAGACCCAGCAg GAAGGAACGCCCCATCTCCATGGGCATATTCCAAGTTGCTGGGACTGATGGCATGACCCCTGACCTCCAGAGGGATCCCATGGACAATCTGGCTGAACCATGGAGATTCAACAACCTTAGCCACCCACGGTCCAACACCAGCCTCAAG TGTGAGGAACAGTTCTCCCCTGTCAAAGTTCAAGGTGAAAAGTCAGAGGAAAATTTGTCCAGTCAGGAGGCTGATCATGACCAG GATGAATTGGCCAATGCAAACCACAGAGGCACTAAATCCAATACTCCAACTGACCAGGGAAGTCTATTCAAAAGTGGAGCCCCAGCTTCATTACAAAGTGCAGAATCCAAATCCAACACTCAAATGTCCTCTCAGGATGGTACCTCTAAATCAAGCACTCCTGCATCTTCATACAGTGGTAACTCACAGTCCACCACACCTCTGTCTCCTCACGATGGAGGACCTGCCGGTATAAGTCCTGCGTCCAGTTTGGCAGGAGGGTCTACTTCTGCTATACCGttgtctgcagctgcttcagaTGTCGCCACAAAGTCTTTGGACACACCCTTACAGGAACAGGCAACTTCAGATGGGCTCAGCAAGAACCTGGACTGGAGGGGTGAGAAGCCGGAGAGCAGTAAGAACATCACAGCTGTGCAGGAAGGACAGCAGGGTCAGCTTGGGCTTGACGGTCAGGAGACTGCTCCTACGCTTCTCAGAGGTGAAG CTGGAGCAGACAACCTGGAGAAGTCTGAGGTGCAAGCTATAATTGAGTCCACTCCCGAACTTGACATGGACCTTGATGGCTGCAGAGGAACAAG CACACCGACAAAAGGTGGCATCGAAAACCTGGCATTTGACCGGAACACTGACTCTCTGTTTGAGGAGCTGTCATCTGCAGGAAATGACCTGATAGGAGATGTAGACGAAGGAGCCGACCTGCTGG gtatgGGTCGGGAAGTTGAGCATCTTATCCATGAGAACACCCAGCTGCTGGAGACCAA AAATGCGTTGAATGTGGTGAAAAATGACCTTATAGCACGTGTGGATGAACTGTCTTGTGAGAAGGAGGTTCTGCGAGGAGAGTTGGATGCCGTCACCCAGGCCAAGACCAAACTGGAGGAGAAGAACAAAGAAttagaagaagaaataaaaaa AATTCGAGCAGAACTAGAGGAAGCCAAACAGAAGGCCAAGAATGAAAATGAGGATGAC AGTGACCTGCCTACAGCACAGAGGAAGCGCTTCACCAGGGTGGAGATGGCCAGAGTCCTGATGGAGAGGAACCAGTATAAGGAGAGGCTAATGGAGCTGCAGGAGGCTGTCAGATGGACAGAGATGATCCG GGCTTCAAAGGAGAACCCAACTCttcaagagaagaagaaatccAGCCTCTGGCAATT TTTCAGCCGTTTGTTCAGCTCGTCGGGTGGGGCAGCCAAGAAGCCGGCGGTGGAGGCCCCAGTGAATGTCAAGTACAACGCGCCCACCTCCCAGATTCAGCCATCCGTCAAGAAGAGGAGCAGTGCTCTGCAGCAGCTACCCAGTGACAAGAGCAAAGCCTTTGATTTCCTCAATGAGGA AGTGCCAGCTGATACTGTCGTGTCCAGGCGAGAGCAGAAAAGGGCACAATATCAGCAGGTCAAAGCTCATGTCCAGAAGGAGGATGGCAGAGTGCAGGCTAATGGCTGGAGCCTGCCCAAGAAATACAAA GCCAACGGTGGTCAGGCAGAGAGTAAGATGAAAAATCTACCTGTTCCTGTCTTTCTCAGACCACTGGATGAAAAAGATGCTTCTATGAAG ctgtGGTGTGCTGCTGGTGTGAACCTCTCTGGAGGTAAAACCAGAGATGGAGGGTCGATTGTGGGAGCCAGTGTGTTTTACAGTGACATGCCTGGACCAGAGAGCCCTAAAAAGAAAATAGGATCTCAGAGCAGTCTGGACAAACTGGATCAAGAACTCGAG GAGCAGCAGAAGGAGTTGCGGCAGCAAGACGAGTTGTCATCACTGGTGTGGATCTGCACCAGCACCCATTCCTCCAGTAAAGCTGTTGTCATCGATGCCAACCAGCCAGGAAACATCCTGGAGAGTTTCTTTGTTTGTAACTCCCATGTCCTCTGCATCGCTAGTGTACCAG gtGCACGGGAGACAGACTACCCAGCTGGTGAAGAAGTATCTGCAAACTCTGAGGCAGGACTAGTGGGGGATGGCAGCTCATCATCAACCAATAGTGGTTCAGCAGGTGGCGATGGCATGCTGGGAGGCATCACTGTTGTGGGCTGCACAGCtgaaggagcagcagctgtTCCTCAGACAGCAGACAGTCCaggaaaagatggagaaactg AATCTAAACCAGCAGAGGAGGCAACCGAGGCAACCGAGGCCAGCGCAGGGCTTGCTGACCAAAGAGAAACCCTGAGGGGAGTCTATACCGAGCACGTCTTCACTGATCCACTGGGAGCTCAGCAGACAACAGAGACTCCAGCCAGCTACTCTCAGAG GGAAAGTGATTTGCTGAAAGATGGTGTCAGTTCAAACCCCAGCGCTGAGGAGCAGGATCTGATGAGAGAGGAGGCTCAGAAGATGAGCAGTGTTCTACCCACCATGTGGCTGGGGGCACAGAATGGATG CGTGTACGTCCACTCCTCTGTGGCTCAGTGGAAGAAGTGTCTCCATTCAATAAAGCTGAAGGACTCTGTGCTTGGCATAGT ACATGTGAAAGGGCGTGTACTGGTTGGTCTCTCTGATGGCACTTTAGCCATTTTCCACAGAGGTGTAG ATGGCCAGTGGGACCTGACCAACTACCATCTGTTAGACTTGGGCAGACCACACCACTCCATCCGCTGCATGACTGTAGTGCATGACAAGGTGTGGTGTGGCTACAGGAACAAGATATATGTGGTGCAACCCAAAGCTATGAAGATAGAG AAGTCATTTGACGCCCACCCTCGTAAGGACAGTCAGGTACGTCAGCTGGCCTGGGATGGTGATGGTATTTGGGTGTCCATCAGGCTGGACTCCACTCTCAGGCTGTTCCACGCTCACACCTACCAGCACCTCCAGGACGTCGACATCGAGCCCTATGTCAGCAAGATGCTGG GTACTGGGAAGCTGGGCTTTTCGTTTGTGAGGATCACAGCCCTGATGGTGTCATGTAATTGTCTATGGATCGGCACTGGGAACGGAGTCATCATCTCCATTCCTCTGACAGAAA CAGCCAGCAAGGTAACCAAGGCAGTAGGTAACCATCCAGGAAGTGTAGTCCGTGTCTATGGTGACGACAGTGGGGATAAAGTGACAGCTGGGACTTTTGTGCCATATTGCTCCATGGCTCATGCGCAGCTCTGTTTCCATGGTCACCGGGATGCTGTCAAGTTCTTCACTGCTGTCCCAG GTCATGCAGTTCCATCTGTGTCCTGTGGAGGAGAGGCAGCAGGTGACAAGGCGACAGATGCCTCAGCTCAGGAAGGAACCAGGTCTATGTTGGTAATGAGTGGAGGAGAAGGCTATATTGATTTTAGGATGG GTGATGAGGATGGCGAGATGGAAGAAGGGGAAGATGCTCGTATGAAGCTGCAGCCATTCCTGGCTAAAGCCGAGCGCAGCCACCTCATCGTCTGGCAGGTCCTGGTCAAAGAGGATTAA
- the spag9b gene encoding C-Jun-amino-terminal kinase-interacting protein 4 isoform X9: MIHSYMEHLERSKHQHAATSAEPSDTGTGSSARARKERPISMGIFQVAGTDGMTPDLQRDPMDNLAEPWRFNNLSHPRSNTSLKCEEQFSPVKVQGEKSEENLSSQEADHDQDELANANHRGTKSNTPTDQGSLFKSGAPASLQSAESKSNTQMSSQDGTSKSSTPASSYSGNSQSTTPLSPHDGGPAGISPASSLAGGSTSAIPLSAAASDVATKSLDTPLQEQATSDGLSKNLDWRGEKPESSKNITAVQEGQQGQLGLDGQETAPTLLRGEAGADNLEKSEVQAIIESTPELDMDLDGCRGTSTPTKGGIENLAFDRNTDSLFEELSSAGNDLIGDVDEGADLLGMGREVEHLIHENTQLLETKNALNVVKNDLIARVDELSCEKEVLRGELDAVTQAKTKLEEKNKELEEEIKKIRAELEEAKQKAKNENEDDSDLPTAQRKRFTRVEMARVLMERNQYKERLMELQEAVRWTEMIRASKENPTLQEKKKSSLWQLMSFSRLFSSSGGAAKKPAVEAPVNVKYNAPTSQIQPSVKKRSSALQQLPSDKSKAFDFLNEEVPADTVVSRREQKRAQYQQVKAHVQKEDGRVQANGWSLPKKYKANGGQAESKMKNLPVPVFLRPLDEKDASMKLWCAAGVNLSGGKTRDGGSIVGASVFYSDMPGPESPKKKIGSQSSLDKLDQELEEQQKELRQQDELSSLVWICTSTHSSSKAVVIDANQPGNILESFFVCNSHVLCIASVPGARETDYPAGEEVSANSEAGLVGDGSSSSTNSGSAGGDGMLGGITVVGCTAEGAAAVPQTADSPGKDGETESKPAEEATEATEASAGLADQRETLRGVYTEHVFTDPLGAQQTTETPASYSQRESDLLKDGVSSNPSAEEQDLMREEAQKMSSVLPTMWLGAQNGCVYVHSSVAQWKKCLHSIKLKDSVLGIVHVKGRVLVGLSDGTLAIFHRGVDGQWDLTNYHLLDLGRPHHSIRCMTVVHDKVWCGYRNKIYVVQPKAMKIEKSFDAHPRKDSQVRQLAWDGDGIWVSIRLDSTLRLFHAHTYQHLQDVDIEPYVSKMLGTGKLGFSFVRITALMVSCNCLWIGTGNGVIISIPLTETASKVTKAVGNHPGSVVRVYGDDSGDKVTAGTFVPYCSMAHAQLCFHGHRDAVKFFTAVPGHAVPSVSCGGEAAGDKATDASAQEGTRSMLVMSGGEGYIDFRMGDEDGEMEEGEDARMKLQPFLAKAERSHLIVWQVLVKED; this comes from the exons GAAGGAACGCCCCATCTCCATGGGCATATTCCAAGTTGCTGGGACTGATGGCATGACCCCTGACCTCCAGAGGGATCCCATGGACAATCTGGCTGAACCATGGAGATTCAACAACCTTAGCCACCCACGGTCCAACACCAGCCTCAAG TGTGAGGAACAGTTCTCCCCTGTCAAAGTTCAAGGTGAAAAGTCAGAGGAAAATTTGTCCAGTCAGGAGGCTGATCATGACCAG GATGAATTGGCCAATGCAAACCACAGAGGCACTAAATCCAATACTCCAACTGACCAGGGAAGTCTATTCAAAAGTGGAGCCCCAGCTTCATTACAAAGTGCAGAATCCAAATCCAACACTCAAATGTCCTCTCAGGATGGTACCTCTAAATCAAGCACTCCTGCATCTTCATACAGTGGTAACTCACAGTCCACCACACCTCTGTCTCCTCACGATGGAGGACCTGCCGGTATAAGTCCTGCGTCCAGTTTGGCAGGAGGGTCTACTTCTGCTATACCGttgtctgcagctgcttcagaTGTCGCCACAAAGTCTTTGGACACACCCTTACAGGAACAGGCAACTTCAGATGGGCTCAGCAAGAACCTGGACTGGAGGGGTGAGAAGCCGGAGAGCAGTAAGAACATCACAGCTGTGCAGGAAGGACAGCAGGGTCAGCTTGGGCTTGACGGTCAGGAGACTGCTCCTACGCTTCTCAGAGGTGAAG CTGGAGCAGACAACCTGGAGAAGTCTGAGGTGCAAGCTATAATTGAGTCCACTCCCGAACTTGACATGGACCTTGATGGCTGCAGAGGAACAAG CACACCGACAAAAGGTGGCATCGAAAACCTGGCATTTGACCGGAACACTGACTCTCTGTTTGAGGAGCTGTCATCTGCAGGAAATGACCTGATAGGAGATGTAGACGAAGGAGCCGACCTGCTGG gtatgGGTCGGGAAGTTGAGCATCTTATCCATGAGAACACCCAGCTGCTGGAGACCAA AAATGCGTTGAATGTGGTGAAAAATGACCTTATAGCACGTGTGGATGAACTGTCTTGTGAGAAGGAGGTTCTGCGAGGAGAGTTGGATGCCGTCACCCAGGCCAAGACCAAACTGGAGGAGAAGAACAAAGAAttagaagaagaaataaaaaa AATTCGAGCAGAACTAGAGGAAGCCAAACAGAAGGCCAAGAATGAAAATGAGGATGAC AGTGACCTGCCTACAGCACAGAGGAAGCGCTTCACCAGGGTGGAGATGGCCAGAGTCCTGATGGAGAGGAACCAGTATAAGGAGAGGCTAATGGAGCTGCAGGAGGCTGTCAGATGGACAGAGATGATCCG GGCTTCAAAGGAGAACCCAACTCttcaagagaagaagaaatccAGCCTCTGGCAATT GATG AGTTTCAGCCGTTTGTTCAGCTCGTCGGGTGGGGCAGCCAAGAAGCCGGCGGTGGAGGCCCCAGTGAATGTCAAGTACAACGCGCCCACCTCCCAGATTCAGCCATCCGTCAAGAAGAGGAGCAGTGCTCTGCAGCAGCTACCCAGTGACAAGAGCAAAGCCTTTGATTTCCTCAATGAGGA AGTGCCAGCTGATACTGTCGTGTCCAGGCGAGAGCAGAAAAGGGCACAATATCAGCAGGTCAAAGCTCATGTCCAGAAGGAGGATGGCAGAGTGCAGGCTAATGGCTGGAGCCTGCCCAAGAAATACAAA GCCAACGGTGGTCAGGCAGAGAGTAAGATGAAAAATCTACCTGTTCCTGTCTTTCTCAGACCACTGGATGAAAAAGATGCTTCTATGAAG ctgtGGTGTGCTGCTGGTGTGAACCTCTCTGGAGGTAAAACCAGAGATGGAGGGTCGATTGTGGGAGCCAGTGTGTTTTACAGTGACATGCCTGGACCAGAGAGCCCTAAAAAGAAAATAGGATCTCAGAGCAGTCTGGACAAACTGGATCAAGAACTCGAG GAGCAGCAGAAGGAGTTGCGGCAGCAAGACGAGTTGTCATCACTGGTGTGGATCTGCACCAGCACCCATTCCTCCAGTAAAGCTGTTGTCATCGATGCCAACCAGCCAGGAAACATCCTGGAGAGTTTCTTTGTTTGTAACTCCCATGTCCTCTGCATCGCTAGTGTACCAG gtGCACGGGAGACAGACTACCCAGCTGGTGAAGAAGTATCTGCAAACTCTGAGGCAGGACTAGTGGGGGATGGCAGCTCATCATCAACCAATAGTGGTTCAGCAGGTGGCGATGGCATGCTGGGAGGCATCACTGTTGTGGGCTGCACAGCtgaaggagcagcagctgtTCCTCAGACAGCAGACAGTCCaggaaaagatggagaaactg AATCTAAACCAGCAGAGGAGGCAACCGAGGCAACCGAGGCCAGCGCAGGGCTTGCTGACCAAAGAGAAACCCTGAGGGGAGTCTATACCGAGCACGTCTTCACTGATCCACTGGGAGCTCAGCAGACAACAGAGACTCCAGCCAGCTACTCTCAGAG GGAAAGTGATTTGCTGAAAGATGGTGTCAGTTCAAACCCCAGCGCTGAGGAGCAGGATCTGATGAGAGAGGAGGCTCAGAAGATGAGCAGTGTTCTACCCACCATGTGGCTGGGGGCACAGAATGGATG CGTGTACGTCCACTCCTCTGTGGCTCAGTGGAAGAAGTGTCTCCATTCAATAAAGCTGAAGGACTCTGTGCTTGGCATAGT ACATGTGAAAGGGCGTGTACTGGTTGGTCTCTCTGATGGCACTTTAGCCATTTTCCACAGAGGTGTAG ATGGCCAGTGGGACCTGACCAACTACCATCTGTTAGACTTGGGCAGACCACACCACTCCATCCGCTGCATGACTGTAGTGCATGACAAGGTGTGGTGTGGCTACAGGAACAAGATATATGTGGTGCAACCCAAAGCTATGAAGATAGAG AAGTCATTTGACGCCCACCCTCGTAAGGACAGTCAGGTACGTCAGCTGGCCTGGGATGGTGATGGTATTTGGGTGTCCATCAGGCTGGACTCCACTCTCAGGCTGTTCCACGCTCACACCTACCAGCACCTCCAGGACGTCGACATCGAGCCCTATGTCAGCAAGATGCTGG GTACTGGGAAGCTGGGCTTTTCGTTTGTGAGGATCACAGCCCTGATGGTGTCATGTAATTGTCTATGGATCGGCACTGGGAACGGAGTCATCATCTCCATTCCTCTGACAGAAA CAGCCAGCAAGGTAACCAAGGCAGTAGGTAACCATCCAGGAAGTGTAGTCCGTGTCTATGGTGACGACAGTGGGGATAAAGTGACAGCTGGGACTTTTGTGCCATATTGCTCCATGGCTCATGCGCAGCTCTGTTTCCATGGTCACCGGGATGCTGTCAAGTTCTTCACTGCTGTCCCAG GTCATGCAGTTCCATCTGTGTCCTGTGGAGGAGAGGCAGCAGGTGACAAGGCGACAGATGCCTCAGCTCAGGAAGGAACCAGGTCTATGTTGGTAATGAGTGGAGGAGAAGGCTATATTGATTTTAGGATGG GTGATGAGGATGGCGAGATGGAAGAAGGGGAAGATGCTCGTATGAAGCTGCAGCCATTCCTGGCTAAAGCCGAGCGCAGCCACCTCATCGTCTGGCAGGTCCTGGTCAAAGAGGATTAA